In the genome of Perca fluviatilis chromosome 4, GENO_Pfluv_1.0, whole genome shotgun sequence, one region contains:
- the LOC120558093 gene encoding adenosine receptor A1-like isoform X1, whose amino-acid sequence MPSDLSSSKALYIGMEVVIAVSSVIGNVMVVWAVRINRSLRDTTFCFIVSLALADIAVGALVIPLAITISIGLQTHFYSCLLVACTVLVLTQSSILALLAIAIDRYLRVKIPMSYKRVVTPRRAGTAVLLCWLVSIIVGLTPMLGWNNLQFLRDNGSLITDDLLVTCEFETVISMDYMVYFNFFGWVLPPLLLMLAIYVEIFYMIHKQLNKKVTASHTDPSRYFGKELKLAKSLALVLFLFAVSWLPLHILNCITLFCPACDKPMFLVYIAIILTHGNSAVNPIVYAFRIKKFRTAFRKIWKQYMLCQDPVGRLPQRGSQRGQSHERRLRQNDDDDDDV is encoded by the exons ATGCCTTCGGATCTGTCTTCCTCTAAAGCCCTCTACATCGGGATGGAGGTGGTGATCGCCGTGTCGTCGGTCATCGGTAACGTGATGGTGGTCTGGGCTGTGCGTATTAACCGCTCTCTGAGAGATACAACGTTTTGTTTCATCGTCTCCCTGGCCTTGGCTGACATTGCGGTCGGCGCTCTTGTCATCCCCCTCGCCATAACCATCAGCATCGGACTTCAGACGCACTTCTACAGCTGCCTGCTGGTCGCCTGCACAGTGCTCGTCCTCACTCAAAGTTCAATCCTGGCGCTCCTGGCCATCGCCATCGACCGCTATCTGAGAGTGAAAATACCCATGAG CTACAAGCGGGTGGTGACTCCTCGGCGAGCTGGCACGGCAGTGTTATTGTGTTGGCTGGTGTCCATCATTGTAGGCCTCACGCCCATGTTGGGCTGGAATAACCTTCAGTTTCTCCGTGACAATGGTTCCCTGATCACTGATGACCTCTTGGTTACCTGTGAGTTTGAGACAGTCATCAGTATGGACTACATGGTCTACTTCAACTTCTTTGGCTGGGTGCTTCCCCCTCTGCTCCTCATGCTCGCCATCTATGTTGAAATTTTCTACATGATCCACAAGCAGCTCAACAAGAAG GTGACAGCTAGCCACACAGACCCTAGCCGTTACTTTGGCAAAGAGCTCAAGCTAGCCAAGTCGCTCGCCCTTGTTCTTTTCCTCTTTGCAGTCAGCTGGCTCCCTCTTCACATCCTGAACTGCATCACCCTCTTTTGCCCTGCCTGTGACAAGCCGATGTTCCTCGTTTACATCGCCATCATCCTTACCCACGGCAACTCGGCCGTCAACCCCATTGTGTACGCTTTCCGTATTAAGAAATTCCGCACAGCGTTCCGTAAAATCTGGAAACAGTACATGCTTTGTCAGGATCCAGTGGGTCGGCTTCCTCAAAGAGGGAGCCAGAGAGGACAAAGTCATGAGAGAAGGCTAAGGcagaatgatgatgatgatgatgatgtgtga
- the LOC120558093 gene encoding adenosine receptor A1-like isoform X2, whose amino-acid sequence MPSDLSSSKALYIGMEVVIAVSSVIGNVMVVWAVRINRSLRDTTFCFIVSLALADIAVGALVIPLAITISIGLQTHFYSCLLVACTVLVLTQSSILALLAIAIDRYLRVKIPMR is encoded by the coding sequence ATGCCTTCGGATCTGTCTTCCTCTAAAGCCCTCTACATCGGGATGGAGGTGGTGATCGCCGTGTCGTCGGTCATCGGTAACGTGATGGTGGTCTGGGCTGTGCGTATTAACCGCTCTCTGAGAGATACAACGTTTTGTTTCATCGTCTCCCTGGCCTTGGCTGACATTGCGGTCGGCGCTCTTGTCATCCCCCTCGCCATAACCATCAGCATCGGACTTCAGACGCACTTCTACAGCTGCCTGCTGGTCGCCTGCACAGTGCTCGTCCTCACTCAAAGTTCAATCCTGGCGCTCCTGGCCATCGCCATCGACCGCTATCTGAGAGTGAAAATACCCATGAGGTAG